cagttttcatGGAAATGTAACCCTGAAGTCTGTCGTATTTCAAAGCAATAAGTATACAACAGTCGCAAAGCAGTCAGCTACAGCTTAATAATTCATTAATGTATCTATTGTGTGCTAAaaggtgtctttttttttttctgacaggtgGTGAAGACCATCGGGTTACGGGAAATATGGTACTTCGGACTACAGTGTATGGACAGCAAAGGGTACCCTACATGGCTGAAACTtgataaaaaggtaattgtgtaTTTAGCAAAATcacaatattcagattttctctaGAGAATGTGTGTTTTaatagaccttagtcagggtTTTCGTTTTCATCCACATGAATTCAATAGGGTCTTATCCTAATTACAGTCCAGTACTTTAAGGAAGCACTCAATCTTCATAAACGTATCTGAATTTGACATTTTTGATGACGTATAGCTTATCAAGCATACATTACTCATACATGCCTTTCACCTGTCGGACTGACAGCCAGTAGGttgaacattttaattatgtgTTTCCTCGTTGTTGTCTTTGTATAGCTGATACAGTATACTTCAGAGGAAACTGGATTTCCTCATACATGGAAATGACTTactttttgtgaaatttaatttttctttctcaaatgattgtctgttgattttttttattttttattttattaaaataaggcTAATTTGAATTACTAATTGATATCATTTACAATATGAAGAGGAGACAATTAAATCCACGTGGAAATAAATCTACACCGAAAACACTAAACTGAACCCAAAGCCCAAAGTGTAGCTGTAAACTTAGTCAGACTTACTGAATACAAGATGTTTGTGTCCCTTTTTTGTTAATGACtaccaaaataaatacaaaccaaTGCATGTGGTGAGAAACCTTAGGCCAGTACTACAAAACAGTTGTGGATATAGAACTTGAACTGTGCGTATTAAATTGATTTGTGATTCAATTAAAATTTTATGTGACTATGATTTTACTAGCTAGCTATTGTCAATATACAGTGGCATAGAAGGGCTGTTATTTTAAAAAGGTATGAAATGTTTAAGCAAATGCAGCTCATATGTGAGATCTTAACCCACCATAAAATCAGGAGCAGTCAAAATAAAAGGGCGATtttcaggagaaaaaaaacttgtttggTTTCATTCCACTCGTAAACGCTCTAAATGAAGagacgtgagagagagagagagagaacttgtTTAACCCTGAAACATCCACTTTTAATAAAATCGCTTTGTTTGGTGTTGATGACTGAatgtttacttaaaaaaacacTCTGCTCCAACTGTACTCCATTtggggctgcacaattaattgaaatcattGGGAATTACAATATAGCTTAGTGCTATTGTGTTAATATATGTGCtgcatgtttcagagtgaagcgtGGCACTGTTCATTTACACATGAGCAGCTCACGATCTGATGTTTGATCTGATCTGTTGAAAGTGGCTCAGCTCACTGTAAATGTTGCTTGGTGCAAACTCTTCTTCGAAGATtgcaaccagaaaaaaaaaaaaaaaaaactcatctccCCACAGTGCTTCCACACCGGTCACATACCAAACAAACACATTCATTCAAATAGTGTGGTTTTCACTAAATATGAGCACTCTTGCTCTTGGCCCTCATTCTGCTTAGGCAATCAGATTAAAGGACCAAAACGaacttgcatttaaataaaaatttactgaaaTGAGTACGAGTACTAGTCAATTCATGAGTAGTCCGCAGAAGCTCAGTATGATATCTTCCCATTTTTTTGCAGGTCTCCGCTCAAGATTTGAAGAAGGAGAACCCTCTCCAGTTTAAGTTCCGTGCCAAGTTCTTCCCAGAAGATGTAACGGACGAGTTGATCCAGGATATCACTCAAAAGCTGTTCTTCATGCAAGTAAAAGACGGCATTCTGAGTGATGAGATCTACTGTCCACCAGAGACTGCAGTGCTTCTGGCCTCCTATTCAGTGCAGGCCAAATTTGGTGATTTCAACAAGGAAGTGCACAGACCTGGATACTTGACCTCCGATCGCCTCCTGCCTCAACGGTGAGACAATACAAGACTGGCCTAACTGGGGCATGTCTTCCCAAAAGAACATGATTTGAATTCTGCCATCTTTACTCATCAAAACTTGGTTCTGGATAACAGATAAAGGTTTAGAAACTTTGAAAATGAGTCTTTGTCCCTCCTGTTGTTTGATTGTAGGGTTCTAGACCAGCACAAGTTGTCACGGGACCAATGGGAGGAGAGGATTCAGGTGTGGCACGAGGAACATCGTGGGATGCTTAAGTAGGTTGACGTCCTCTCAAAAGCTATTGTTATTAGTAACAATATCTTTACAgctatcgttcttggtgtgaatgggcctcaATTCTAAATGTAGGTTTTAAAATGTCTGTAGATGTTGAAATGAGAAACTAACACTTCAGTCAATTGGTCAATCAAGGATATTTGTTGACTGATGCTTAATAATTGACTTTCTTGATATATCAGCCTATAGGGCTTGGTGGTACGATGATATACCAACTTCAGTTTGCCGAATGAGCCGAATGAGTGTTAGCTTTTACCAGTAGTTATCAAGGAATAACAGACTTCGGAATGTCTCAactaaccaatcagaatccagtattcCATAGAGTCgtgttatataaaaaataacactaCTATGCTAAAAGATTTTGGTCAAATAATCCACCAGCCTCTTACAAACTGAAAGTGATCCTTCTGTTTTATTCTCTGTTCTTAGAGAGGATGCAATGCTCGAGTACCTGAAAATTGCTCAGGATCTGGAAATGTATGGGGTGAACTATTTTGACATCAAGAACAAGAAGGGAACACAGCTGTGGCTGGGTGTGGATGCCCTGGGCCTAAACATCTATGAGAAAGAAGACAAGTGAGTTCAGCCTTTTCCTACCTTCATTTGACACGATTCACATCTGAACTGCTATTTCAACTTCTCCGTGTCTTCAGCGTTTGTCTcttgttttttaaatatgatttaaattctCTTCCTTTGCATTGTGGCAAAACCATGATAAAATAATAGTATTAGATGGTAATACTGTAGATATATATTACATGTCCCAGGGTTATTTTGTGGTATACCATGATACTTGGTAATACCTTTGGCCTGCACATCAATCATCTTCTCTTCATTTACACCAATCTGTGAAATTTAAGATATtaaggattttttgtttttgttttttgatgacATGTTGTGATGTAGCTTGACTTGAGGACATTGTTCTTAGAACACAGTGCTCTTCTATCCACCTACAGAgatctctctgtgtgtatgtgtgtgagagagagagtacgtAAAGTGCAGTGGCAGCTAAAGGCTTTTTCCCCATAATGCCCTCTATTTTAACCATGGCAACAAAGACTGGTTTTTCAACCTGAGCAGTCCTTGAAAACATTGGGCAAGGATTGTGTATGCGACTGAGAGAAGGCTTCGCAAGTACACACATGTAAAGATAAGAAAACCATGTTGCACAACAACCGGTGAAATAGTTGAAATTCATTGGATCTTTTCTTCTGTTAGCTGTGCTTTTTTAGCTTCTAGGTATCTGCTGAGTGGCCCATGTCCTTCTCATTTGTTTCAGATGAACTGACAACGTCAGTCCCCAGAAGCTTGTAGTCATAGTTTTACACTGAACGCTATGATCAGAAATGATGGAAAATGCTGTAGTCAATGCCAAAATCATTAAAAGGTGTTTTTTCCATTATCCCCATCAAACGAATATTAGACCAGTAAATTCTTGAAGGAAAGAACAAACAAGCTTCTATTAGAATTCTTatgcattattataattattatataacacTTCGTTTTAGTGTCCTTGTTGCACATATTACATGGACTTACTATAGCAATAACATAAATTATGCATCATTACAAGCAACTAGCCATAAACCAGACCTAACCCTATAGTAATACTTGTGGTTAAtaagtgtaacaaggacaccttaaaataaacctATAACtgtttaatacaatttatttttattgtaatacaaCTGGTAATTTTCCTTCATTTAAAAGGTAGAATAATCTATTAAAAATATTGTATGTCTTCTGTCCACAAGAGGAAAAACTAAGCAAGTACGTTTTAGCAGCTCTATTTCACTTAGACCAAGTCTTTCTGGAAATCTGTTCCCATTACAGCCAATCGAAGCCAAGCAAGAGACATTTTATAGACCAAATGTACAAACATAGTACTATGAGGACAAAAACTATggccttttaaaaatattataaattatttaaaatatatgatacTGAACAGTCAGGAGTTGTTGTATTCTAtcctctcttctcttcctgtTCCTTCCTAGCCTGAAAATGTACTATAAATCCGCCAAAATACAATCGTTGCAAATATAAAACATTCAAACATGGAATCTCAACGGAAAAGGATTTTCAATTGTTCTCAGTAGTAGTACATTAAACTACCGTATTTGCTTCAGTTGTTAAAATGGTATAACTTCACAATATGGTCACATCAGATAACATTAgttgcattagttaacatgaactaacatttgaaaaatacttctaaagcatttattaatctttgttaatgttcgCTTTTGaccatttactaatacattattaaaatgtaaagttgtaTCTGCTgacattatttaattaaagttgTATCTGCTGACATTATTTAACTAACAATAAACGGTTAATGaatgttaacaaagatgaatatgGTAACAAATGCAATAACTAATTTTATCTAAcgtgaccttattgtaaagtgttactgttaAAATATGgctaccattattattattaagagtatttaataaaataaataagaactgTTGAATGAGCTACAAGTGCAGGATCTTACATACCATATTTATTACCATCGTTAATTATTTTAACCATTTATGTCATTGGAACATTTGTGGTGTGTCATGTGAGGTGGTAGTTAATAGCCTGGTGTTCTCTCAGCTACGCATAGAGACAGTGAGGCATGCATGTTAGAAGGCGTAGATGTAACGACACTCCCATGAGCTTCACAAAGAGATCACATGGCACACTCCTTACTGTGATGATGTCAACCGCTCACGTTAATCACACGCCTGACCTTGTCTTTGCATTCCTTGAGTATCTCCGTGTTTGACCGTCATGCCTGTGCTACAACATTCTCACTGCATTACAATCTCATCTCTGTGCTAATGTCTAGATTTTTGCTCATTCAGCAACTAGAGATCTGATTGTTGTCATCCATGTCTTTCAATGGGGATTTCAGGTTTTATCCACCCTACTGTGTTAGTTTTGCATGACTATGTTCGGGAATGAATGCAGAACATTTCTCATGATTGCACTATTGTCTTGACAGGCTCTCACCGAAAATTGGATTCCCCTGGAGTGAAATAAGAAACATTTCCTTCAATGATAAGAAGTTTGTCATCAAGCCTATAGATAAAAAATCTCCAGTAAGTGAAACACAAGCCGACCTTCATACCTCACAGTCACACCTGAAACTGAAAAACTTGTTTTATTCCATTCTAATATACAAACAGTTGATGTCACACCAATGTTTGAACTTCTAGGATTTCATTTGGGATACAAAATCCAATTCAAACAAAGCTTTAGGATTAAAACTAAATGTTAAAGAAGTGTTATGatgaaaaacatttcattatCTGCACCATTTGTAGGTAAATTTACACTTGTAAATATGAGACATTGAGCTTTAGACATCATGCTGGATAACATAATTATCAGGTTTTACACAAAAAGGTTCTCTTACCAaatacttgttttatttattcggCTTATCTAAAAGGTTCTGTTATGgagataatttataattataataagtagtagtagtagtagtattaagaAAATGCTAAATAGCTTCTCAACTGGTGGTCTCCCACTGTATCTAAATTTGATagtgttgttattgttcattaaagCTAAAACCTTTAAATtataatcaattaaaataaagcttaaacgtaattagaaatgttgcgtaactaaaaaaatgttttaacttgAGCTAATTGAAAGTTAACAaattgacaaaaagattgaatccaagatttggAGATGATTTAAAAAGGCCGGATATTTTTGAATGGGAACACCATTTAGATAAAGGATATTCAGCACAGCACTATTATAAATACTATTTGAGTCTATAAATGATACCGAAACAACAATGCAATGTGACGCTCACAAACACTGGAAAAGATGGTGAGATGCTTTCAAGCGATAGCTTCAGATGTGTTTTGATACACAAACATTAGATCCCTGTAACGTCTGCAGGTTCACAGTCACGACTCATTAATTTTAGCAGGTCTGTTGTGGCTGATAAACACCAGCAGCCAGTGTCCTCTGACAGGTTGGCCTTAATAGAGCATTATCTCTGAACATCAGAGCCGGTCTGTCTACGGCTGCTCAGAacaaaagaaagtgaaagtgacatacagccaagtatggtgacccatactcagaattcgtgctttgcatttaacccatccaaagtgcacacacacacacacacaccatgaacacacacccggagcagtgggcagccatttatgctgcggcacccagggagcagttgggggttcgattccttgctcaagggcacctcagtcgtagtatagccagcccgagactcgaaaccgaaaccctagggttaggagtcaaactctctaaccactaggccatgacttccccccaCAACAGTTTAATGGTTTATACACAACAGAACAACAGCTTTCTGTAGGTTTTACACTTGCATTGTCACAGGACTTCATTATATAAATACAGCAAGCTTTTAGTCTGATCGTAGAATGAATGGTTTATAACCCCTGCATCTACTTATCTTGTCTCTTCCTTCTCAACTCGGCAGGATTTTGTGTTCTACTCCCCGAGGTTGCGCATTAATAAGCGTATCCTACAGCTGTGTATGGGGAACCATGAGCTTTACATGCGCCGCAGGAAGCCGGACACCATCGAGGTGCAGCAGATGAAAGCACAGGCTCGAGAGgagaaacaacacaaacagatGGAGAGGTGAGAATGAATCTCCATGGTGACGTGACGACTGATTTGGTCTCATCAGCAGATGCTGCAGTATCTGTGCAGCACAGTGCAGTAAAAGAGACCATATTCTACATTTGTGTAGCATCCCGTTTCTTAACTAGAAACTTTGACTTGGCAAAGTCTGATAtgaattgatttttttgttttgttttgtgtattctgttgttttttttttgttttttatgttgtgttattttgtgtgtgtgttttttgtttgtattgcTGTGTAttcgtgtgttttgttttttgctttgttttttttttgttttttggtgttttgtgtgttgtttgttttatgttttgcctTTATTTAACTCCAGTTGCTTTGATGCCGCAAAATACTTTCCAAATGTTGGCATTTAAACCGTTTTTAGTGTTGTGATGGGCTGATCAACGCTCACATTGCTGCCGTCGATCAGGGTAGGCTGTGAGTGGTCGTATGTCAATCTTCTCATGTTTGTGACATCATGAAACCATAAAGATCTCTGAAGAAGCTGTTTGTGCAGCTGGTCAATGAGCTTTGAATAATTAACATCAGACTATTGCCAGGGAAAAATGAGTTTTGTAATATATGACCACTTCGACATAGTCTCCCTTGGCAGGTCAGAATGAGAGATGACTTTGGCACTGTGCATCTCTTTTGTTGTGACTTATCTACAGAGCTCAGCTGGAGAGTGAGAAGAAGAGACGAGAggccatagagagagagaaagaggagatgGAGAAGGAGAAACAGGAGCTGATGATGCGACTCTACCAGTTTGAGGAGAAGACCAAAAAAGCAGAAAAAGGTAAGACGTCAGGGTCCCACGTGTTTGTTTCTTATGATATTTTTCCAATTACAAAAACAatagtgttttgatttgatttcaaatattttcatgtttaaggCAAAATGATTGTATTTCATGCATTCACATAACCAGATAAAACAGCCAACATATGAATTCTTTAAGCTGTGAGGAAAATGTCAAGCTTTATCATGTTTATATGATTTGAATTCCGAAAAGACATGTAATTATATCTGTTagtattttgtttaattaaagaaCACCATATGGATTATAGTTGTAAAAATCGAGCAGTTATTTCTGATTATTGTTTTGCCTGTTGTTGTGCTGTAAGTCTGTATGGAAAATGTGACTCATATTTGGAGATGTCAAGCCAAATACAGTCACTTTGGTCTTTTCAGTTTATGTAACCTTTTAGATGAACTCTGTAAAGCCTCAGAGATAATATAGTaaagtcagctttatttatatagtgctttcaacaatacagattgtgtcaaagcactttacagtattaaataggaaaataggcTGTCaataaaggaaaaatatatatgtaattaaagaatatataataatactttGATCATGACTGTGCTCAAGCTGACAATACCATTTGACTGGCAATGCAAACATAAGATGGTGTCATACTGCACCTGTTACTCTGTTTCTGCTGTTCGCATGCCATATTTCTTTTGTGTTTGCCACAAAGCTTGCCTTTCTGATATTCAGAATACGACTACATTATTAAACAAGGATTTTTTCtcattcataaattaaaaaaagaaaaaaattatatatatatatatatatattatatatatacacacatacacatacacatttattttttgttttgtttttagaaattatATGAACCAGAAAGTCCAGGTGTCTCTTTTTacatacagtgaaagtgaaatGGTGTCCACAGCTGTCAAGAAATGGTTCAGTGAATATCAACTGCTCTTCATATAAAGCTGTTGTATGGCTTTACATAATTTGGAATATAGTGAAAGAGTCATAAGTACTTATATGGTGCTTCATTGGGCCTTTCTGGAGATTCACAGCCAGTGGTTCCCATCCACTTTCATTATACGGATTTATCATTTGTTCGGAGGGACAGTAagaatttttgggagaactatcccttcaaaGAAGAATAATTACAGGGAGCGAAACTACTTAAGATGTGTTAATAGTTACTCTTTAAATGAAATCCGGATGCATGTTTTCAGACCTACAGGAGCAGATGCAGAGGGCCATGCAGCTGGAGCGTGAACGGAGGCTGGCAGAGGAGGAGGCCGCCAGACTGGAGGCAGAGAGGCAAGCAGCACTGTTGGCAAAGGAGGAACTGGCCCGTCAAGCCCAGGATCAGCTGAAGAGTCAGGAACAGCTGGTGAGAGAATAGCACCCTTTCTCTTAAAAAATTACTTTGCCTTCATAAGTTTTTCTCCCATTAAAAATCCTCCCCATTCATCTCTTTCAGGCAGCTGAGCTGGCAGAACATACAGCTCGTATTGCACTCCTCGAGGAAGCCAAACAACGCAAGGAGGAGGAAGCTATGACATGGCAGCACAGAGTAAGACATGAACCCGTCCTGGAAATTGGGATatcacctttttatttattaaaaaaatatatatatatatacgcctgATGAGCTTGCATTCCTGCAAATTTGCCCAAAAACTCTCTGTTTATCCATCGCTGTGGTGAATTCTTGAGTTCTTCAATAATTGGACTGGTAGTCTGATCTTTGTGGTGTTGGACTGTGTTCTAGGCACAAGAGGCCCAAGATGACCTGGTAAAGATCCGCGAGGAGCTTCACACGCCTCTCCCTCCACCACCTCCTGCATTTGAACCTGATGAGAACGAGTTTGAAGATGGGGAGAGCAACAGTAGCTACAGTGCAGACCTGCAGACAGGTGGTATCAATGACCACCGCTCTGAAGAACAGCGAATCACTGAGGCCGAGAAGAATGAACGAGTTCAGAAACAGCTGTTGGTAAGAACAACACTGCAGTAGCAACTGTTTGAACTTTCATAGGCTCCAGATTAGAGCTTAGGGCAGTGGtagccaaccctgctcctggaaagCTACCTTTAGTTCAGACTTTGCTCCAGCACACCTGCCTGTTATTTTCAAGTAATCCTGAACACCTTGATGAACTGGTTCAAGTGTGTTCCTGTTATGTTTAAACCCTAGTTCAACAATTTagtagggctggtaatttaacgcgtTAATTAGATTAGTTCATTATGGCGAAAAATaacatgttaaaattattaacgcatttaacgcacttgcccTGCACCAGaactatgtggatcatctgccatttcatacagtcgattgatgactaatatgaggcagagcaacaacttactgcatgatggagcctagaaaataTCTCTAAAATACACTCGTTTTTACGAGTTTTAGATTGTGGGACTGAATGCACTCGAGAATGTCCACTATGGTTTCGGACACCAATACAAATGGCTGTCCCCTTAAATAGTGCTCTGTTTAAGGGTATAGGGGGCGATTTCAGATACACCCCAGGTGTGTTCaaacctgctcctggagggccaaagTCCTGCAGAGATTATCTTCAACACACtagcctggaagtttctagtgtgtCTGAAGACTGGTTCAGATCTCTATGCAGGACAGTGCCACTCTAGGAGTAGATTTGAACACCCcacagctaaactctgcagggcagtgAGAATAGGCATggaccttttcatagtaccagaacaaATTGTTTTCGCACAGCCTGAAATGGGTGCTATTTTAGTAACGGACTGGTTTATCGaaaaccaaattagctcctactccagagcagggtctaatcagcacaactggtactaatcGTGACataagtagacattgattggccaaACTCATTCGAAAATGCTTTGTAAAcctactgtaaacattgtgtcaacctattttgcaagtatgatgaacagcgaaAGATGGGTGgatgctgaagtgcaggcacttgtagcaaatgtagcactgccagttgaaAGCCGCGCACAATGACATCGCTGTCGACCATCTTACATCACTTCCTAGTACACACTGTCGctgcgaatgcaaccctttaaatggtacttggaaatagttcacgcaaaatcatcccagtactttagtactgtacatttagctcTGTAACTAAAGCGGTGTGCAAGGCCCTTTTGATCTCCCTACTATTGTCTTCATTAACATTAGTTGAACACCTTTTAAATCAAAGTCTGATCCAAGTTTGTTGGCATCAGAATTAAACAGTTCCTGCACTATAGATAGCTacctcctgtggctcagtggtagagcattgcattagcaacgcaaaaggttgtgggttcaattcccagggaacacacaaacTGGTAATAAATGTagagcttgaatgcactgtaaattgctttggagaaaagcgtctgctaaatgcgtaaATGTACCTTTCTGTAACATCTTAGACCTAACTGGTTCAGgaatgtttgattagggttaaatACCGCTGTCCAAAACGACATTCGTATTAACCTGTCATTGCACTCTGACTTTAGGTTTAGGGCCTAGAACAGGGTTACTCATTCTGACTCGTGAAGATCTAAATGGTACATGAACCAGCTTGTCAAGATCTTTgggtttacttaaaaaaaattatttagactgTAGGAATAGCCCCTACCCAACAAAAAGGAACTTATCAGGAATTGATTAAATACTTGCACAAAAAGCACAAAGTTTATTTCTTGATTCCTAACTCTCATGTAAATAACATAAAACCAACAAAAGTATCCAGAGAAATACAAACGTGTGCCTCTGATCCTGCCATCCTCTATCATCATAGCGGGGTTCCCATTGTAGATGCAAATGCAAGAGAACAATGTCTCTTCAGGTGTAGGTCCACTTCAGGCCTCTAAGCCTTCTTGGGGAGTACCAGAACTACTGTATGTCAGAAAGTGGCTAATATAGTTCTCTGTGAGTAGGAATGATTAACCCCTGCACTATAACAACATCTACTAGCAAAAATGCCTTTCTCTTTAGGTGAACATTGGGGTTAGGGTTAAATAGACCTAAAGCTATTTTTTGGTTGAGATGAACAGCACCAGGGATGTCTATACACATGAAACATGTCCTACTTTATCTCATAGAATTAACTGTGGTACTGCTAACAGATCTTTGTTGGTCCTGGGCAACACTCTTATCAACCAAACAGATTTTGGAAATAGGATTAGGTTTAGGATTTAGGCTCGGGCTGGGACTTGACTTGAAAACCTACAATTTCCCTCTGCCTGTAGGGTTAGTTAATAATTAGGGTAAGGAATGGTCaatgtgattttgccaagtaggtCATGTTCCTGAAACATCAGTCCACACACTGTTATCCCAAAACACTCTGTAACACATTCCTAACCGTCATAAGAGAGAACTATAGATCAATACGAATGTTATCAACTAGATATCCACTTGTTCTGAATGGGTTTAGGGGCTGACATAGACCTAAACAGCAATGTTGTTATTCCAAACACATATTCTACATGACAGAATCTCATTAAACTGATGGGGATGGGGATGGGACGGTGTTTGTTTGAAGTCCTTTTAGGCAAAATCACATGGATCCAGCTCTCTTCAGCCACGGATCAAAGAAGCATCACTAAAGTTCTGACATTATCTTCTTTACAGGCTCTGACATCAGAGTTGTCCCAGGCTCGTGATGAAACCAAGAAGACTCAGAATGACCTGTTGCACACAGAGAACATGCGCGCCGGCCGAGACAAATACAAAACTCTCCGGCAGATCCGCCAGGGCAACACCAAACAGAGGATTGATGAGTTTGAGGCCTTATAAAATATCTGGACCAGGAAACTttgggagggagggaggaaatGAATCTCAAAGCCCttgtctgttttcttttgttCCCAATGTCTGAGTGGTCAATGCAAGAGGCACAACCTGcgaacatgtgcacacacacacacacacacacacacacacacacacacacacacagtaatacaACAGATTGCATTAGTTTGATATGAACACTGGTTTATCATGCACTAAAAATGCACACTTTTTTGTCATTAAAGTTAACATGCATAAACACATATGTTTACCCCACAGTGGTGCACATAGAATGTAACGGTAATATTTTACAGTAAGGTTCTATACTGTAGCATTAGTTAATGTATGAGgaatcattaacatttttatcatttattaatgtTTGGTCATTTGTTCATTCTTGGTGTGTAATGCTAATTAGTGATGactcttaatgtttatttatacagtatatgtagcAACTAACATTATCCAAGATTAAAAAATTGTGTTAACTAGTGCTAAGGTATACAgtcttattgtaaaatattaccaaTTTCACAAATGCACACCAGTTTCACAGAATGTACTAAAATCTGCTTTTgccataaaaatatgaatataaataatatttgaacgCACGTGCCAAGAATGCATCCCACTTTTGTTAGTAATTTAATAATCTGGCCAAATTATAGTTTTAACTAGTTTTGGGTTATAATAAGTggttgtaccccccccccccccctttcttgTTAATGATCCACTCAGCACAGGACTTGGCAGTATAATTGCAATTTTATGTATTGTCTTATATTAAAACTCTTTCATTCATGTTGAATATGGCTTTTGCCAGAATATTTGTTATAGTGTTTATTTATTCAGTCTTTTGGTTACTTCAGGTTTACGGGTAGATGTACTCTTCTTCTTTACTAATGACTACAGATTCATTTGTTTATTGAATTCTGTACTGACCCAAATGATGATCGTATtagattcctttttttttctatttaagagatttatattaatttatacttttttatatatacataggaTTATGTTCAAATGCATCGTTAGATTTCCAACATAAGatataaacagattttttaaGGACTTAGTTACCGAATGTCC
The genomic region above belongs to Carassius carassius chromosome 18, fCarCar2.1, whole genome shotgun sequence and contains:
- the LOC132092708 gene encoding ezrin-like, translated to MPKPVNVRVTTMDAELEFAVQPSTTGKQLFDQVVKTIGLREIWYFGLQCMDSKGYPTWLKLDKKVSAQDLKKENPLQFKFRAKFFPEDVTDELIQDITQKLFFMQVKDGILSDEIYCPPETAVLLASYSVQAKFGDFNKEVHRPGYLTSDRLLPQRVLDQHKLSRDQWEERIQVWHEEHRGMLKEDAMLEYLKIAQDLEMYGVNYFDIKNKKGTQLWLGVDALGLNIYEKEDKLSPKIGFPWSEIRNISFNDKKFVIKPIDKKSPDFVFYSPRLRINKRILQLCMGNHELYMRRRKPDTIEVQQMKAQAREEKQHKQMERAQLESEKKRREAIEREKEEMEKEKQELMMRLYQFEEKTKKAEKDLQEQMQRAMQLERERRLAEEEAARLEAERQAALLAKEELARQAQDQLKSQEQLAAELAEHTARIALLEEAKQRKEEEAMTWQHRAQEAQDDLVKIREELHTPLPPPPPAFEPDENEFEDGESNSSYSADLQTGGINDHRSEEQRITEAEKNERVQKQLLALTSELSQARDETKKTQNDLLHTENMRAGRDKYKTLRQIRQGNTKQRIDEFEAL